GCCTACGGCACGCTGGACGAGGCCAAGCAACTGATCACGGAGGCCCACGAGCTGGGCCTGCGCGTGATCCTCGACATCGTCCCCAACCACACCTCCGACCAGCACGTCTGGTTCCAGCAGGCGTTGGCGGCCGGCCCCGGCTCACCGGAACGGAACCGCTTCATCTTCCGCGACGGCAAGGGCAAGGACGGCTCCCTGCCACCCAACGACTGGCACGCGGCCTTCGGCGGCCCCACCTGGACCCGCACCGACGACGGCCAGTGGTACCTCCACCTCTTCGCCCCCGAACAGCCCGACCTCAACTGGGACAACCCCGAGGTCCGTGCCGAGTTCGAGTCGATCCTGCGTTTCTGGTTCGACCTGGGCGTCGACGGCTTCCGCATCGACGTGGCTCACGGCATGGTCAAGGACCCGGCGCTGCCCGACCTCGGGCTGACCGAGTTCTCCGTCCTCACGGGCGAGGGCCAGCAGGACCACCCGCACTGGGACCGCGACGGACTGCACGACATCTTCCGCAGCTGGCGCGCCATCGCAGACAGCTACCCCGACCCCCGCTTCTTCGTCGCCGAGGCCCACGTACGACCCCGCCGCATGCCGGAGTACCTCCGCCCGGACCAGCTCCACACGGCCTTCAACTTCGACTTCCTCAAGTGCCCTCTGGACGCGGGCGCGTTGCGGGAGGTCATCGACCGCAGCATCACCAGCCTCGCCGCCGTCGGCGCGCCCGCCACCTGGGTGCTGTCCAACCACGACGAGACGCGCCACGTCACCCGCTACGGCCGCGCCGACACCGGCGTCCAGGCCCTGTTCCGGGACCGGCCGATCCCCACCGACCTCGTGCTCGGCACCCGCCGCGCCCGGGCGGCGGCCCTGTTGATGCTGGCCCTGCCCGGAGGTGCGTATGTCTACCAGGGTGAGGAGTTGGGCCTCTACGAGGTCGAGGACATCCCGGAGGAACTCCTCCAGGACCCCATCTGGGAACGCTCCGGCCACACCCTCCGCGGCCGGGACGGCTGCCGCGTCCCCCTCCCGTGGACCGGTGACACCCCGCCCTTCGGCTTCAGCACCTCCGGCGCCGCGCCCTGGCTGCCTCAGCCCGAGGACTGGAAGTCGTACACCGCCGAGGCCAACCAGGCCGACCCCGCCTCCATGCTCCAGCTCTACCGCGCCGCCCTGCGCCTGCGCCGCACCGAACTCGGCCTGCGCGGTGAGGAGTTCCGCTGGCTGGAGAGCCCGCAGGGCACGCTGCTCTTCGAGCGGGGCAACGGCGTGGTGTGCGCGGTGAACCTGTCCGACCAGCCCGTTTCCCTCCCCGCCGGCCACAGCCCCCTCCTCGTCTCGGGGCTGCTGGACGATGAGGGTCTGCTGCCGCCGGACACCACCGCCTGGCTGCACCGGGGCTGACCTCACCTCAATCCGCCAGGGCCTGTCCGGTGTTCCTCCCCGCCACCCGGACAGGCCCTGGTCTCATTGCGGGAGTCAGCC
The genomic region above belongs to Streptomyces coeruleorubidus and contains:
- a CDS encoding glycoside hydrolase family 13 protein; its protein translation is MSIPTPTALPADADWWRRAAIYQVYIRSFADGDGDGTGDIAGLRSRLQYLAYLGVDAIWINPWYPSPLADGGYDVSDCRDIHPAYGTLDEAKQLITEAHELGLRVILDIVPNHTSDQHVWFQQALAAGPGSPERNRFIFRDGKGKDGSLPPNDWHAAFGGPTWTRTDDGQWYLHLFAPEQPDLNWDNPEVRAEFESILRFWFDLGVDGFRIDVAHGMVKDPALPDLGLTEFSVLTGEGQQDHPHWDRDGLHDIFRSWRAIADSYPDPRFFVAEAHVRPRRMPEYLRPDQLHTAFNFDFLKCPLDAGALREVIDRSITSLAAVGAPATWVLSNHDETRHVTRYGRADTGVQALFRDRPIPTDLVLGTRRARAAALLMLALPGGAYVYQGEELGLYEVEDIPEELLQDPIWERSGHTLRGRDGCRVPLPWTGDTPPFGFSTSGAAPWLPQPEDWKSYTAEANQADPASMLQLYRAALRLRRTELGLRGEEFRWLESPQGTLLFERGNGVVCAVNLSDQPVSLPAGHSPLLVSGLLDDEGLLPPDTTAWLHRG